The sequence below is a genomic window from Nakaseomyces glabratus chromosome F, complete sequence.
ACGGATAGTAGTAGTAGTGGTGAGAATGATATTCCAAGAGGAAAATTGGAAGTAACTATTATTGAAGCCAGAGGACTGAGCACGATATCTGAAAACTCATTACCATATGTGGTTTGTACTTTTGAGAGCTCCGAATTTATTTCTGACGGCCCAGAATCCGTTGAAAACAATGGTAGTTATGTTAATAATCATGGTGGCTTGTCTTCTATTAGGGAACAGCTGCGTAAGAGACCATTATATACCCATAGGTCTTCTTCACAGCTTAACAAACTAACTTCCCGTCAAAACAACTTTGACTCGGAAGTGGTGTCTAGCGGACTAAATCCAATATGGCATCATAAAGCTACATTTGACGTATTAGGATCACATTCTGAGTTAGATATATCAGTGTATGATTCTAATCATGAAGACATGTTTCTAGGTCAAGTAAGACTTCGTCCTAATATTCACACAACCTCCAATATGTCACATGAGCAATGGTATCCTTTGCAGAGTAGAGTTATGGATGAGAAAATAACGGGAGAAATACTAGTCAAATGGCACTATACCTTGACTAAGAAGAGGCACTACGGTCCTCAGGACTTTGAAGTTCTACGTCTATTAGGTAAGGGTACTTTTGGCCAAGTGTATCAAGTGAAAAAGAAGGATACTAAAAGAATATATGCCATGAAGGTGCTTTCCAAGAAAGTTATTGTAAAAAAGAACGAGATAGCACATACTATTGGTGAGAGAAATATCCTAGTAACTACATCTTCAAAAGCCTCTCCTTTTATTGTTGGTctaaaattttctttccaaACTCCCACAGATTTATATCTAGTCACAGATTATATGAGTGGAGGTGAGCTATTCTGGCATCTTCAAAGAGAAGGCCGTTTTACGGAAGACAGGGCAAAATTTTATATAGCAGAGCTGGTGTTGGCTTTGGAACATTTACATGACAATGACATTGTTTACAGAGATTTAAAGCCAGAGAATATACTATTAGATGCAAACGGTAACATAGCACTATGTGATTTTGGTCTTTCCAAAGCTGATCTCAAAGATAGAACTAATACATTTTGTGGTACTACTGAATATCTAGCTCCAGAACTTCTTTTAGATGAATCTGGTTATACAAAAATGGTTGATTTCTGGTCTTTAGGTGTACTAATATTTGAGATGTGCTGTGGTTGGTCACCTTTTTACGCTGAGGATAATCAAAAGATGTATCAGAAGATCGCCTTCGGTAAAGTTAAATTCCCACGGGATATTCTTTCCCCTGAAGGTAGATCTTTTGTTAAGGGTCTGTTGAACAGAAATCCAAAACATAG
It includes:
- the SCH9 gene encoding serine/threonine protein kinase SCH9 (CAGL0F09075g~Ortholog(s) have protein serine/threonine kinase activity), coding for MNFFGSKSHHPSSQGSSNSNSSSNGNKHALGSAGNGFFPSFTSQTATPTTAVSSSSYAMGTTGVASEDVISRMKAMNEPAKTSTQGNNVNQKIVIGVNDKPAIITTGPEEQSTRDEQKHGSEPQFRTDTHLTPSPVQLEQSSSSRTDSSSSGENDIPRGKLEVTIIEARGLSTISENSLPYVVCTFESSEFISDGPESVENNGSYVNNHGGLSSIREQLRKRPLYTHRSSSQLNKLTSRQNNFDSEVVSSGLNPIWHHKATFDVLGSHSELDISVYDSNHEDMFLGQVRLRPNIHTTSNMSHEQWYPLQSRVMDEKITGEILVKWHYTLTKKRHYGPQDFEVLRLLGKGTFGQVYQVKKKDTKRIYAMKVLSKKVIVKKNEIAHTIGERNILVTTSSKASPFIVGLKFSFQTPTDLYLVTDYMSGGELFWHLQREGRFTEDRAKFYIAELVLALEHLHDNDIVYRDLKPENILLDANGNIALCDFGLSKADLKDRTNTFCGTTEYLAPELLLDESGYTKMVDFWSLGVLIFEMCCGWSPFYAEDNQKMYQKIAFGKVKFPRDILSPEGRSFVKGLLNRNPKHRLGAIDDGRELRAHPFFADIDWELLKQKKIPPPFKPHLVSETDTSNFDPEFTQTSTSYMNKHHQMAATPLSPGMQAKFAGFTFVDESAIDERFNANNSNRRFLQSSSFMEPGSFIPGNPNLPPDEDVIEDQDDDDFENVKNPRDLDFDGDQHMDDEFVSGRFEI